A window of Melopsittacus undulatus isolate bMelUnd1 chromosome 10, bMelUnd1.mat.Z, whole genome shotgun sequence genomic DNA:
CCAAATTAACTTCTGATGTAACTCTGGACATCGGTGGTGTTTCACCGTCGGTCAATGTGGCCAGTCTTAGGTTTGTGAGACTGACTCACTTACGAGCAACCCACTGAGTCACAGGTCAGTGGACAAGTTGTACTGGAGTATTATTGACATTCTGAAAAACACGTTTTGATTCTTagcttctttttaaatcagattGCTCGGGTACTTTCAATGAAAGCATTGCGAATCGACTGTGATTTTAATCACCATtttatctgatttattttttattttctgtaagaatctaaaatatgtactttaaaatcagtttcaaaACCAATCAGTTATTGAAATAGATGGATTGAACAGTAAAGGATCCAATTCTTGGTTTAGGGAGTGACTGGATCCCGGTCCTGGGACTGATTTCTCTGATAATGTGAACTGCTGGAGCTTGCAAGGTGGACAGGCTGGGTGTAGGGATCCAGTGCAGccctctgctcctgtgctgctgataAACCCCAGAGCCAGGTGAGAGAGCTGAGAGGGTGATGCTGCCATGGGGGTTACCCAGGGTCACATGGGAGCTGGGACTCAGGGGGTTGAACCAATTGAATGTGGAACTTGGATCAGTCACGTTCAAAAGAATCCTTAATGTTCAACAGAATCCTTAAGTTCAACAGAATCCTTACTGATTGTGGAAAACTTACAATAAAGCACGTTTGTTAGCATGTCACATCGTCCTGTTTGCTCTGTAGGTTGAGGGAAGAAGTGCAAAGCCCGATCTTCCTCCTCCCTTAGCTTCACCCCCTGACTGGGGCAGTGGTTCccaggaggtgcaggagggCAATGAGGTCTCCTGCTTCACCTTAGCAAAACGAAGCCTTGTTAAGCAGTGGAGCAATGGGAAAGCTGCTCTCTCCACATCTCAGGGTTGTTCTGCTGAAGAGGTGCACCCCTGGCAGCCGTCTTTGCTGTGGACGCTCTGTCTCACTGTCCCACTTCCCTGAGGCAGCTCCATGCTGGCTGTGTGCTGGGTTCAGGCACTGTTGATCTGCATCGATGCTCCTTGTCATGCTTTGGTGAAGATGGGCTGAATGGGGAAGGGAAATTGGTCACTGTGGTTCACTTCCCAGCTGTCCTGGGGCCAGGGAACAGGCTGTGCCGCATGGCTGGGTGCCGCAGGAAGGAGCCCTGCTGTCCCAATGTCCTGCTGcggctggagctgctgttgcaGGGACCGGAGTCTGTCTCTGGAACAGAGCTGcctctgtccctgcagcctGGAGGACAGGCAGTGAGGGACTTGGGTTGTCTGATTTCGAGGCTCAAAGGGTAACATCCAGTCCAGCTCTGTTGCAGATGTCAGGGTCACAGGTTTACTTACAGGTATCAGCTCTGGCTTGGTGCATCCTAGATGAATCCAGGGCAGTTTTACTCAGGTAAGAAAGCAGAACTGAGACACAAAGTTTGTGTAGACACCTCCAGAAATCACTGCTAGCATCCTGGCATGTCTGTGGCACTCTCTGTCTAGAGATCAGAAGGTATTTCACAAATGCAGCCAGGGAAGTTATTTTACCTATGCGCTGACATGAAAAACAGAGAGGGGACCAGTAACTTACCCAACATCACACAAAGGGGCCTTGGAAGACCTGGGAAAGATGTGAGAGCACCTGGATCCTAAACCTTTACCTTAGTCAAAGACCTGGCTTTTGCCAGCTCTATCAGCAGCCTCTGTGTTTCCAAGGGTTCATCAGGGGAGCTGGTTTAAGGTGTAGAGACAACAGCATTACCCAGTTCTGCTTCTCCATATCCAGGCATCTGCGAGAGCAGGACTGGGCTGGCCTGCTTGATttgtgaatttttattttaaacagagatTTAAAGATTTAGCATTTCTGGGGTTCAAGGATCACCTTCCCTGCGGGAATAACTTCTGATTCCATTTGCTTCTGCTAGGACTGAAATCTGCCCAAAGCTGCTTTAATGGTGAGTCAACCCCATTATTTTTGACGGGTCTGTGATTGTGAGTAGAGATATGAAAATTCCCAGGAAAGGGCATTTCAAGTTCTGTACTAACCTGCTACAACTTCAGCTGTGttagttttaaaggaaattttcCTGCCTATGCACTGTTTCTGTAGGAGTCTAAAAATCCAGCAAGCAGCACAAAAGCCATTCACATTAGCAGCCTGCTTGTGAATTTTAATTAACAGGAAATGCCACTCACACACTGAAATTCAACATCCAGAATATCTCTGCTTTGCTCCTTTGATGTTCCCCATCCAACCCTAGATCAACATCCACATGTTCTCCTGAGACTTGGAGGGAAATCATTCTGGTTTATTTACAGTAGGAAAGTGTTTTCTAGCATCTTTTATCCCAGAAGCATTTGGGTTGCTTTACAAGCTGTCCACACAGAAGAGCTGCTATGTGGGTCTTTGCAGCAGTGTTtctggggctgtgctcagccaATTCGCTCCCAGCAGCGATGCTGCGAGTtcaggagagaaagggaaagattcCTGAAACAAAGGAAAGCCTGGCATGATGGTGGAAATTCAGCTGTTGCAACTTAGATAGCCTTGGTTCCCTTATCACATGTATCCCTCATCAGTCACCAAAAAGATATTGCTTTGATTCTTCTATATTTCTATAGCAGAAACTTAATAAGACGTGACCTGGCTCTGTATCACCGTAAGTTTGTTTGCATGTGATCTTAGCAAGGAAAGAATCACCACTGATTGGCTAATCCTTCCTACATCCTCAATTTCTTGGGTTGGCAGAATAATGTGATCAACAGGTGCTGATGATATTGccatgaagaaatattttcagccCTAAATCATCCTATTTCTAGCCCTCCATTcatcatctttgttttcttaaccTGTATAGTTCAGGTACCCCATGCTCTACCTGTGATTCAGCTGCTCCTTTATGTTGCACCCCCTCCCATCATCATCACACTTGTGGAGTTACACTGTCACTACAGGTTGAACTTGATGGCATCATGGCAAGAGACTCTTGTTCTTGCTGTCTTGAGACCCATGCTGAGTCCTGCggtctgcaaagcagaaatgggTTTGAAATCTCTGCCCTGGTGGTACAAGCTCAGTCACCATCCCTAATCGGAACGAAGCCAGGCTGTGCTTCCTGGCTACAACACAAATGAAACCCTCTGTTGTCTTGTTATGGTTACAGCAAGCTAGTTGCAGACATGTGGTTCTCTTCTTTGCCTGCTACTGTGGTGTTAAAAAGTCTAAATCAGGGATGTTAGAAAGTGTTAGAGCTTGAGCTCTGTATAAGCTGGAGCTTgtcaaaaaaaatcaaagtccCTTTATACCACCGAGGAGCTGAGCCGCAGGATCCCTAGTGTGGGAAAAGGCACCTCAGAGCATCCCAGGGGTTACAGTGTCCACATCCTCGACACCGGTTCGACAGCCTCCCGTTTCTCCTTCACTTCCTCAGTTTCTGAGCTGAAGTCAGCACAGACCTTGAGGTACTTTAGCAGAATGTGACCGCAAGATGTCACAGTTGCTTTGCTGAGAAACGCGGTCCTGTTCCCCTTCACCCACCGGTCTTGTCTCTCTATAATCACACACTGCTGATGCTTTTTATGGCAAAGCAAACTTGTTCGTTGTGTCCTGGGGAAACTTGGGCATTGATGGCTCTAGCTCAATTACAGGTTATCAGTTTGGGGTATAAAACAGGAGATATCCTAGATTTACCCCCCCTCCCTTCTAGTCCAGCCCACAGAGATCAATTTTGAGTTGAGCCAGAGGAAAAACCTAGGTTTGACTTTGCATACAAACACTTCTGGATGCTGCTCACTACTGGTCAAATAATTTCCCTACAGACTTCAGCTCCTGTTAAAAGCACATGCAGCAAACACTCATCACAATGTTGTGGGCTTCTTTGTAGTCTATTGCtaacttttcctcttttcccttttttttctgacgCAGAAAACTGCCTGCTTAGCCTAGATGGGGTCCCAGGGACTGTTGCTATTATCAGTTAGCTCTGAAGTACCATGAGAAATAAGTTTAATCTTAGAAGGAGAATCTGATGAGCTTTTCAGGATGCAGCCGTGGGCATTTTGGGGTTATCCTTTACAGTCTGCACATTGAATTAAGACCTAATTCATGGACTGTCAAGCAATTGCTATGGATGCTCCAAACAAACAGCACTTTCTTTTGTGCCCGCCTGGCTGGTGCCTCTTCCCAGCTGGAGCCAGTCAGGGTTTCTCATTGAGCACAAGGAGAAAAGCTTTGCTCTACCAaccacacaggaaaaagaataactacaaagcagagctgttgaGTGGAGCAGCAAGTGCAGGAAGGACCTTGTCTGGTACCTGCAGGAGGGGCTGAGGAGGCGGGGGGAGGTTTGCTCTGCCTGCTTGTGCTCATCATTGCTCATCCAACAGCTGCTACAGACGTAGGTCTGGCCACGTTCCCTGGGGAAGGTGCTGCTTCCCCACTGCTGGCTGGACAGCCCAGCCCCACGTGCTCTGTCCCCAGGGGCAGCCAGGACAGGGCTGACCTCCAGCCCTTTGCCTTTTCCTGCCCAGGGGAGCATGAGAACATCCCAGGGGCCTGTTGGTTCCCAGCCTGCAGGAGGGCTTGGCTAGGAACAGCGGGTCCCATAAGGAATGGGCTCAGCAGCAAATGAGTGAGCTCGGCCACATTTGCCCACAAGTGGCGGCTTAGTGTAAGAGCATCTGGCAAAGGGGCAGCTGTGGTGGGAGCCAGGGAAGGCTCCTGTAACCCCCGAGCTCCCTACGAGGGCAAGGCAGTGGTTGTACACGTTTCTTGTCCGCCAGCTGATAAGGGAAGACAGATTCCTTTCCTCTGGAAACGTAACTGAGGAGCAGTACCACAGGCTGGTCCTCACTTCCTGGCAAGCAGGTTTGGTGGCAGGTTTGGTTATTGTTCCCAAAGGGAGTGCACATCCTGGCCTGGGAACTTCTCAGCAGCCTGTGaatcctgcctgtggcagggttttCTCTGCAGTGGATTTGCTGGCTGCAGGGAATTGGGAAAGGTTCAAGTTTGAAGCTTCATCTTCCTCTACTAGGACTAAGTGATGAGCCTTTAAGCAGCTTATGAACCTGGCACATGAGCTCATGGAttcagcagggagcagcagcctgcCAGAGCAGATGAACATTATCAGCACATGGTTTGCTGCATCCCACCATGCCCTTTGTGCCATGGCTGATGTTTGAAAGATGAAAAGCTCCCCTTCTCCCTGAGAGAAGTCCTAACCTTGCTGCTCGATGGTGGGCAGTGCAAGGAGAAGTCAGCTGGGATGAGACAGCTGATTTCCCCACAGTCCATGTGATGCTTATTCCATCTTCACCAGCCCATATGTCACTGACTCATTTTTCTTAGCTACATCTCATGAAAACAAGCATTCTCTGCAACAACAGTAGGACCAGAAGCAGTGTAAAGCCCAAGCAGTGTTGTGCATCTCAGCAGTGGTGTAATTCCCTGGGTTTCATACACCAGGTTTGTCCGCTCAGTTCAGAAACTGACAACATTGCTGATCCAAACTGCCCTAAAGCATTATTTGGCTTTTTGGACCCCTGTCTCTGGTGCCAGTTGCTTCAATTTCCCATCCTGTGTGTGCCAGGAGTTGCATCCGGGATCTTCTCTGAGAGCAATGGAGAGTTTTCAAGCAAGAGTGGGGCACCTCTCTGCCACTGGGTATGTAGTGACTGCTTTAatccctcttcttccctctgctttgaTAGCTGTTGAATGGCCTTTTCCCCTGAAAAGTCTCCTTTCCTAGTCAAAATCATCCTCCATAGGACAGTCCCCAGGCTTTGCCTGGCTGGGTTTAATCCTGGGGAGAGGCTCCTTCTCCCCACCACGTTTTCTGGTCTCTGGAGAATCAGTCCAGATGTGAGGCCTGAGAAATCATATTTCTTCCCACATGGTTGTTTTTATTAGACATTTAAATAGCTTTATGGGACATTTCATCCCATCTGCAGTGGCCAAATTCGTATCCTTGGAGATTTCCTCTGGCACTGGAGCTTCAGTGCGaaactgttttctctgatcAGCTCTGTATTCGTCACATTTAAACCTGCAGATTTTGGGCTGGTATCTGTTCAAGAGGCATGGAGATCAGGAACTGCCACTCAACTGCCTCTTATCCATTGAATACCTTGTAATTATAGAGCTGGTTGAATGAATTCCACAGCAGCCAGAAGCCTCCCATTTCTCCCTCCTGCATCCTCTAAATAACAGCTAAGGCCATTCTGAGCCACTGGCACTGAGCTGATCTCTCTGAATGACTTTATTATGATTTTCATAGAATAATACAATGCTTTCCTGTGCTTGCATTAGAGGAGGAGCAGTCACATCGTACTTCGTATATCTTTCAAGAAATACCTTGAACTCCCCTGTCCTGCATGCTTTCAGGGAAGATCTCTGTCACAGCTACTCAGGTTAGCAAAGGAGTAAGACCAGAGGCACCTGGAAAAGGCATTATGAAGATCCATGTGTGATCATCTCGAGAAAGCCCCCTGATTAATGTGTTTCCATACTTCCCTCTGTTCATTTTACAGCATGAGAGCCCGTGTCTACTGTGAAGAGTTTCTGTTCCCAAAGGTGCACAGGACTGTGTCAGACCTATGGTCAGTTTACTCCAAGCCTGTCCCAGCAAACAGCAGAGAGGTGTGGACCTTGTTTCTGCAGTGTTCCTGTGTCACAGCAGTGATAGGAGGCCTCTTTTACAACTGGATGTTTGCTTCCCTGGAGTACTCCTTGCATCTCTCCACTGGAATGGCCATCTCCTTCAGTCTGCTCCTTCTCCTGGTCCTTTTCTTGGTGCATCCTGCACGTTGTGTCTTCAGTATCATTATGCCTACATTAGGTACCAAACAAGGCCGGAAGCTCCTCTTATCAACCTGTGTCATGATAGTAGTGGTTAACATAACACCCAACATCATAAGCAATATTAAAACCATACTGCAAGTTATTAAGTGCATCTGCAAGAATTCCTCTGAGAGTCTTTTGAACTCAACTGCTCTGCTAGAGAGAGCTACCTGGGAGTTTGGGGATGCAATCCAAGAAACCGTTCATTCCATTAACATTTATAAGCCTATGAATggacattttcagttttcattgctTAAGAACAGCTCCTCAATTTACCAACAAATGCATCTTGCTGGTGAGAAAATTGGGAGGGACTTTTTGGCTGCTGAGTTACTGGTCAAAGATGCTGTACGAGTAGCCAACAAGGTGGTTGCTGGTTTCTCCATGCTCTATCTCTGTTTACAGTCCACCTGCTATTTGAAAAACTATCTCACCAACCTCCGCTTTGACAATTTTTATATCACCAAGAAGCTGGAGCGTTTAGCTGTGGACAGAAAAGCAGCTCATCTGCTGGTGGGCTCATCCAAAACCCTCATTCGACCAACAGGCTTGAAGCTGTCCCGGGAAGAAGTGATGCTGTGCCTTGTGCAAGCCATGCTCCTCACTGTGGCCctgatgctgatgctggtgTTCATGGCCATGGACCACTTTGCATTCAGCATGGCAGACACTGCAGTGAGAAAGGCAGCTCAGTTCTCTGTGGTGCCTGTTGCTCTCAGCATCAAATACAGTGTAAGTGCTGGGGTCCCTTGCCCTTCACTGTACTGGGACCATGCTGTGAATCACTTCATAagag
This region includes:
- the OCSTAMP gene encoding osteoclast stimulatory transmembrane protein; translation: MESFQARVGHLSATGMRARVYCEEFLFPKVHRTVSDLWSVYSKPVPANSREVWTLFLQCSCVTAVIGGLFYNWMFASLEYSLHLSTGMAISFSLLLLLVLFLVHPARCVFSIIMPTLGTKQGRKLLLSTCVMIVVVNITPNIISNIKTILQVIKCICKNSSESLLNSTALLERATWEFGDAIQETVHSINIYKPMNGHFQFSLLKNSSSIYQQMHLAGEKIGRDFLAAELLVKDAVRVANKVVAGFSMLYLCLQSTCYLKNYLTNLRFDNFYITKKLERLAVDRKAAHLLVGSSKTLIRPTGLKLSREEVMLCLVQAMLLTVALMLMLVFMAMDHFAFSMADTAVRKAAQFSVVPVALSIKYSAKIGFVPFLSKIPGIPYQETPLQDFERSYHHHLIFSSAHCRISPPTPPNPSVLLVMGLLFCILYATVFLETYAHRLCRAIAASFFESWEEKRVLHLYRKLSRKHQREQNKNRN